The following nucleotide sequence is from uncultured Draconibacterium sp..
GCATCTATATTAAAAATGAATACAAATGATTCAACCAGATTCAAATATTTATCTGCTGATAGCAAAATATAGTCAGGGAAATATAACTGAGCAGGAATATTATATTTTGAAAGCATGGATGGAGGAAGATGCCGAGAATAAAAGGATCTTTGCAGAATACCTTGTTTTTCTGAAAAATGCGCAAAGAGTGCGTTTTTCAGCAAAGGTTGACGAACATTTAGCCTGGAAAGTTATTCATTCTAAGCTTGAAAAACGAAGAACATTCAGTATTCGGCCATATTTAAAGTATGCTGCTGTTCTGTTAGTTCTTCTCTCTTTAACTGTAACCTACCAGCTTTTACATAAAAATATTGGCAACGAGGACGTATTGGCAAAAGCAAATGTTATTCAACCCGGAAAGCCCAAAGCAATACTTGAGCTGGGAGATGGCAGGAGTGTAAAACTCGAGGAAATTAATGATTCGTTGTTAGCACTGGCTGCCGGGTTCAATATTCAGATAAAAAATGATACAATCGATTACAGCAAATCTGATATTATTTCGGAGCTTACCAACACCATTCATATTCCGCGAGGCGGAGAATACAACCTGGTATTGTCTGATGGCACACGTATCTGGCTTAATTCAGAATCGGAGCTTACATTCCCAGCAAAATTTAAAGGAAATCAGCGCAAAATATCTTTAAAAGGAGAAGCCTATCTGGAGGTTGCCAAAAACGAAAAGCTCCCATTTATAATAGAGGTTGAAGGAGCACAGGTTGAAGTGTTGGGCACTTCGTTTAATGTAAAAGCATACGAAAATATCGAAACTACATTGGTAGAAGGAAAAGTTAGCATCCGTACAAATTCATTAACCGAGGCTATTTTAAATCCGGGCGAACAGGGCGTTGTAACAAAAGAAAGCAATGAAATAACGGTAAAACAAGTAGATACCAGACTGTACACTTCATGGGTGAAAGGAATGTTCGCTTTCCGGAGTTTGTCACTGGACGAAATAATGAAAACTTTTGAACGCTGGTATAATGTTACGGTGACATTTGAAAATGACGAATTAAAACAACGTCGTTTTACTGGTAATTTAAAAAGAAATGAAGAGATCAATCCACATCTGAATGTAATCAGCCTTACAACTGATGTTGAATTTGAAATTTCAGGGGAAAAAATTCT
It contains:
- a CDS encoding FecR family protein produces the protein MIQPDSNIYLLIAKYSQGNITEQEYYILKAWMEEDAENKRIFAEYLVFLKNAQRVRFSAKVDEHLAWKVIHSKLEKRRTFSIRPYLKYAAVLLVLLSLTVTYQLLHKNIGNEDVLAKANVIQPGKPKAILELGDGRSVKLEEINDSLLALAAGFNIQIKNDTIDYSKSDIISELTNTIHIPRGGEYNLVLSDGTRIWLNSESELTFPAKFKGNQRKISLKGEAYLEVAKNEKLPFIIEVEGAQVEVLGTSFNVKAYENIETTLVEGKVSIRTNSLTEAILNPGEQGVVTKESNEITVKQVDTRLYTSWVKGMFAFRSLSLDEIMKTFERWYNVTVTFENDELKQRRFTGNLKRNEEINPHLNVISLTTDVEFEISGEKILVKKS